From the genome of Papaver somniferum cultivar HN1 chromosome 2, ASM357369v1, whole genome shotgun sequence, one region includes:
- the LOC113350177 gene encoding histidine-containing phosphotransfer protein 1-like isoform X1, with product MDVGQMQRSLIDYTAALFHEGFLDDQFTQLQQLQDESNPEFVFEVVSLFFEDTEKLLNELAIALGLFGYRSQQCADFKKIDAHVHQLKGSSSSIGANRVKNVCVAFRNSCEEKNTDGCLRCLQQIKHEYSLVKNKLENLFRMEQQIVAAGGSIPMME from the exons atGGACGTGGGTCAAATGCAAAGAAGTCTAATTGATTACACTGCTGCTCTATTTCATGAA GGATTTCTGGATGATCAGTTTACTCAGCTGCAACAACTACAAGATGAGAGTAACCCAGAGTTTGTGTTTGAAGTTGTTTCTCTTTTCTTTGAGGATACTGAGAAACTTCTCAATGAATTAGCCATAGCTCT gggtttatttggtTACAGGAGTCAACAGTGTGCCGATTTCAAAAAGATTGATGCCCATGTTCATCAACTCAAGGGCAGCAGTTCTAG CATAGGTGCAAATAGAGTTAAAAATGTCTGCGTCGCGTTCCGAAATAGCTGCGAGGAAAAGAATACTGATGG GTGTTTGAGATGTCTGCAACAAATAAAACATGAGTATTCTCTTGTGAAGAACAAGCTTGAAAATCTATTCAGG ATGGAGCAACAGATTGTAGCAGCTGGTGGTTCGATTCCGATGATGGAGTAA
- the LOC113350177 gene encoding histidine-containing phosphotransfer protein 1-like isoform X2, protein MDVGQMQRSLIDYTAALFHEGFLDDQFTQLQQLQDESNPEFVFEVVSLFFEDTEKLLNELAIALSQQCADFKKIDAHVHQLKGSSSSIGANRVKNVCVAFRNSCEEKNTDGCLRCLQQIKHEYSLVKNKLENLFRMEQQIVAAGGSIPMME, encoded by the exons atGGACGTGGGTCAAATGCAAAGAAGTCTAATTGATTACACTGCTGCTCTATTTCATGAA GGATTTCTGGATGATCAGTTTACTCAGCTGCAACAACTACAAGATGAGAGTAACCCAGAGTTTGTGTTTGAAGTTGTTTCTCTTTTCTTTGAGGATACTGAGAAACTTCTCAATGAATTAGCCATAGCTCT GAGTCAACAGTGTGCCGATTTCAAAAAGATTGATGCCCATGTTCATCAACTCAAGGGCAGCAGTTCTAG CATAGGTGCAAATAGAGTTAAAAATGTCTGCGTCGCGTTCCGAAATAGCTGCGAGGAAAAGAATACTGATGG GTGTTTGAGATGTCTGCAACAAATAAAACATGAGTATTCTCTTGTGAAGAACAAGCTTGAAAATCTATTCAGG ATGGAGCAACAGATTGTAGCAGCTGGTGGTTCGATTCCGATGATGGAGTAA